From the genome of Verrucomicrobiia bacterium, one region includes:
- a CDS encoding DUF4912 domain-containing protein, translating to MEDDALEFSGAAGGLTAGSQTGQTASALPESYGTRKLYLTVRDPHWLHAHWDLPREEQFRYNARAMDRHLVLRVHGAAPATSPVAEYHVNPESKYWFVHVEVADAVYRVELGYYRSGRRWKSLFFSMPQRTPAAQMAADSTVRFAKVPGPVTRAEIKPMMNRRPTKSHALEAALAKIRPRGRPFALIQPQREWDEQQEQALREYLSSTPAIASLLMGFSNPTSWADWATSFGSSGFSSTTTSSWSRAV from the coding sequence ATGGAAGATGACGCGCTCGAGTTCAGCGGAGCGGCCGGCGGGTTAACGGCTGGGTCGCAAACGGGCCAAACCGCGTCGGCCTTGCCGGAATCTTACGGCACGAGAAAGCTTTACCTGACGGTGCGTGATCCACATTGGTTGCATGCGCATTGGGATCTGCCGCGGGAGGAACAATTTCGCTACAACGCGCGTGCGATGGATCGGCATCTGGTGTTGCGCGTGCATGGTGCGGCTCCCGCCACTTCGCCCGTGGCCGAGTATCACGTAAATCCGGAATCCAAATACTGGTTCGTTCACGTTGAAGTCGCGGATGCGGTTTATCGCGTTGAACTCGGTTATTACCGATCTGGACGCCGCTGGAAGTCGCTGTTCTTTTCGATGCCGCAACGCACGCCGGCGGCGCAGATGGCTGCGGACTCCACGGTAAGGTTTGCCAAGGTTCCCGGGCCGGTGACTCGCGCGGAGATAAAACCCATGATGAACCGTCGCCCGACAAAAAGTCATGCGTTGGAAGCGGCGTTGGCAAAAATCCGCCCGCGCGGGCGTCCGTTCGCTTTGATTCAACCCCAACGGGAATGGGATGAGCAACAAGAGCAAGCTCTGAGGGAATATCTCAGTTCAACTCCAGCCATTGCGTCTTTGCTGATGGGTTTTTCGAATCCGACGAGTTGGGCCGATTGGGCGACAAGTTTCGGTTCGAGCGGCTTCAGTTCCACGACGACTTCCTCCTGGTCCAGGGCGGTTTGA
- a CDS encoding glycoside hydrolase family 5 protein produces the protein MKIAKALWLAVALSFGLSNVTTSAAPNPPPDAFALVKRLGRSVNILGYDPIWRSRDQARFKTEYFAKLKAAGFDSVRVNLHAFRHMNPTNDWTLRPAWFETLDWAVAEAQRQGLAVILDLHEFQALGQDAAGNRDKFLAFWRQIAAHYQNAPATVYFEILNEPSEQLTPELWNEYLAAALAIIRANNPTRGVIVGPGHWNAISHLDKLQLPENDRHLIVTVHFYEPFNFTHQGASWANRQDKVGVAWNGTAEELAALNRAFDQAQTWAKQHERPLFLGEFGAYDRGAMDSRVRWTAAVARAAEARGWSWAYWQFDSDFILYDVKRDAWVEPILHALIPKTP, from the coding sequence ATGAAAATCGCCAAAGCCCTCTGGCTCGCCGTCGCGCTCAGTTTCGGCCTGAGCAATGTCACCACATCCGCGGCCCCGAATCCGCCTCCCGACGCTTTCGCCTTGGTCAAGCGACTGGGCCGCAGCGTGAACATTTTGGGTTACGACCCGATCTGGCGCTCGCGTGATCAGGCGCGATTCAAAACCGAATACTTCGCAAAACTCAAAGCCGCCGGGTTCGATTCTGTCCGCGTCAATTTACACGCGTTCCGCCACATGAATCCCACCAACGATTGGACCTTGCGCCCCGCCTGGTTCGAGACCTTGGATTGGGCCGTTGCCGAAGCGCAACGTCAGGGCTTGGCGGTCATTCTGGACCTGCACGAGTTTCAGGCGTTGGGCCAAGACGCTGCCGGCAATCGCGACAAATTTCTGGCGTTCTGGCGACAGATCGCCGCGCATTACCAAAACGCGCCGGCGACTGTGTACTTCGAGATTCTCAATGAACCCTCGGAGCAACTGACCCCGGAATTGTGGAACGAGTACTTGGCCGCCGCCCTGGCCATTATTCGCGCCAATAATCCCACGCGCGGCGTGATTGTCGGCCCGGGACATTGGAACGCCATCAGCCATTTGGATAAATTACAACTGCCGGAAAACGACCGACATTTGATCGTCACCGTGCATTTTTACGAACCGTTCAACTTCACCCATCAAGGGGCGAGCTGGGCCAACCGCCAGGATAAAGTAGGCGTGGCTTGGAACGGCACCGCCGAGGAATTGGCCGCGCTCAATCGCGCGTTCGATCAGGCTCAAACCTGGGCCAAACAACATGAACGTCCGCTGTTCCTGGGCGAATTTGGCGCGTATGATCGCGGCGCCATGGATTCGCGCGTCCGCTGGACGGCCGCCGTGGCGCGCGCGGCGGAAGCGCGTGGCTGGAGCTGGGCCTACTGGCAATTCGACAGCGACTTCATCCTCTACGACGTGAAACGCGACGCCTGGGTGGAACCGATTTTGCACGCGCTCATTCCCAAGACACCGTGA
- a CDS encoding DUF433 domain-containing protein yields MSALEAAEEIFAKLTRAEKAQLLRWAASDLSDTFPGIESRPGVCGGEPCIVRTRIPVWMLAQARRLGVSEAELLRSYPTLRAEDLANAWAYARSHRDEISRQIEENEAD; encoded by the coding sequence ATGAGCGCATTGGAAGCAGCCGAAGAAATCTTCGCCAAACTCACGCGCGCCGAGAAGGCGCAATTGTTGCGTTGGGCGGCCAGCGATTTGAGCGATACCTTCCCCGGTATTGAAAGCCGTCCGGGCGTTTGCGGCGGCGAGCCGTGCATCGTGCGCACCCGGATTCCCGTCTGGATGCTGGCACAGGCGCGCCGGCTCGGAGTTTCCGAAGCGGAACTGTTGCGTTCCTATCCGACTTTGCGCGCGGAAGATTTGGCGAACGCCTGGGCGTATGCGCGCTCGCATCGCGACGAAATCAGCCGGCAGATCGAAGAAAACGAGGCCGATTGA
- a CDS encoding ankyrin repeat domain-containing protein encodes MSKALKAAIEANDPEAVRKAVEGVKDINRKLSGARAPLLYACEKGADKVLEALFQAGAIAEKRNTFPDDTPFAVAAKHQQGRVLAKLLELKQASDFSVENATKMAAFDGRETALDLILDTVKPKISIKLFNLASRPKNAPAMLRLLIKHGGDVNVRSNDPAQLGVTPLHNAASGTKIAVIQTLVECGADINARDAIGRTPLMMCAHQLEWHERTESESKCIEVIKLLLELGADASLTDNYGNDAISYCEFEYGRSGSVPNDTFIKLLRDAGAPGSGATGKLFAAMRSKDMTAVRHAIEAGADVNRVCPPPVEGTPLMGASSEELVELLLRAGADPNKSAKGHTPLISAARSGYLGIVKRLIAAGADIHAAEVSGEFMQNAYSAAEMNSKHEVADYLKSLGAGKPKPAKSKPLKPGVGSWNDFSELLVKATVKKVAEALSTMVNGKVQMNVYGQSLLPGKNTYVVVRPTGMEWCNVFQVAPPRLRFEDTKKTEKFTAELAKKSGAPALSIEYSDTSDAASILRVEPDGKKSRDQGWDRGALEEMVEAMGDEAPAWAKKQLSKTDEDEPSSSERLVMLAEQEKFVVAAFGFYCEPGRTLDVEVTGYGVDSFEAVAFVTN; translated from the coding sequence ATGTCAAAAGCACTCAAGGCAGCCATCGAGGCGAACGATCCTGAAGCAGTTCGCAAAGCAGTCGAGGGAGTCAAAGACATCAACCGAAAACTCTCGGGCGCGCGAGCGCCTTTGCTCTACGCGTGTGAGAAAGGGGCGGACAAGGTGTTGGAGGCTTTGTTCCAAGCGGGCGCGATTGCCGAAAAGCGAAATACATTTCCCGACGACACCCCTTTTGCTGTAGCTGCGAAGCACCAACAAGGCCGGGTACTCGCGAAGCTTTTGGAATTGAAGCAGGCATCTGATTTCTCGGTCGAGAACGCCACGAAGATGGCTGCGTTCGACGGACGCGAGACTGCGCTTGATCTGATCCTAGATACAGTAAAACCAAAAATCTCCATCAAATTGTTTAACCTAGCGTCCAGACCGAAGAACGCTCCCGCCATGTTGAGGCTACTCATCAAGCACGGCGGCGACGTAAATGTTCGCTCCAACGATCCTGCACAGTTGGGGGTAACACCGCTGCATAACGCGGCGTCAGGCACAAAAATAGCCGTTATCCAAACTTTAGTGGAGTGTGGCGCGGATATCAACGCGAGAGACGCTATCGGGCGCACACCGTTGATGATGTGCGCGCATCAGTTGGAGTGGCACGAACGCACCGAGTCCGAATCAAAATGCATCGAGGTGATTAAGTTGCTGCTTGAACTCGGAGCAGATGCGTCGCTAACAGACAATTATGGAAATGACGCCATCTCCTACTGCGAGTTCGAATATGGACGCAGCGGGTCAGTGCCAAATGACACGTTCATAAAACTCCTTCGCGATGCGGGCGCACCGGGTAGTGGGGCAACAGGAAAATTGTTTGCGGCCATGCGAAGTAAGGATATGACGGCTGTCCGGCATGCTATAGAAGCGGGCGCAGACGTAAATCGCGTTTGCCCGCCGCCGGTCGAAGGCACGCCCTTGATGGGGGCTTCATCCGAAGAACTCGTGGAGTTGCTTCTCCGTGCAGGCGCAGATCCAAATAAATCCGCCAAAGGCCATACACCGCTCATCAGCGCGGCGCGCAGCGGTTACCTCGGTATCGTCAAACGACTCATTGCCGCTGGCGCGGACATTCACGCAGCAGAGGTGAGCGGCGAGTTCATGCAAAACGCATATTCGGCGGCGGAAATGAACTCGAAACATGAAGTTGCAGATTATTTGAAATCACTTGGCGCGGGCAAACCCAAGCCTGCGAAGTCCAAACCACTGAAACCCGGCGTCGGGAGTTGGAATGATTTCAGCGAACTGCTGGTGAAAGCGACGGTGAAGAAAGTCGCTGAAGCATTATCAACTATGGTGAACGGGAAGGTTCAGATGAATGTTTATGGGCAATCCTTGTTGCCCGGCAAGAACACTTACGTTGTGGTTCGGCCAACGGGTATGGAATGGTGCAACGTTTTCCAGGTTGCGCCGCCACGCCTGCGGTTCGAGGACACGAAGAAGACTGAAAAGTTCACCGCCGAACTAGCCAAGAAAAGCGGTGCGCCAGCGCTCTCAATCGAATACAGCGATACTTCAGATGCCGCCTCTATCCTGCGCGTCGAGCCGGACGGAAAGAAATCGCGAGACCAAGGTTGGGATCGTGGCGCGTTGGAAGAAATGGTCGAAGCAATGGGTGATGAAGCGCCAGCTTGGGCAAAGAAGCAATTGTCCAAGACCGACGAAGATGAGCCGAGCAGTTCAGAACGGCTTGTAATGTTGGCGGAGCAGGAGAAGTTCGTGGTTGCAGCGTTCGGCTTTTACTGTGAACCAGGGCGCACGCTTGATGTGGAAGTCACCGGGTATGGAGTGGACAGCTTTGAAGCTGTCGCCTTTGTGACGAACTGA
- a CDS encoding 3-deoxy-7-phosphoheptulonate synthase → MFKTQDIHVREIVRLPSPNAIKALLPATPEAVTTVVTSRERIIRIIRREDPRLLVVVGPCSLHDQKSALEYAQRLNGLRKELSDRMEIVMRVYFEKPRTTIGWKGLINDPYLDGSENIEEGLKIARRLLAQIMGMGLPTATEFLDPIVPQYISDLISWAAIGARTTESQTHRQMASGLSMPVGFKNATDGSLQVAIDAMGAARNHHSFLGMDQDGATSIVRTEGNPDGHVILRGGRTRPNYDAASIAAAEAALRKHNLPAVIMVDCSHANSEKQHTRQEEVWHSVIAQRVQGTRSVIGMMVESHLNEGNQPFPRPVKELRYGVSITDACINWETTERMLRWGHEQLGAVTAAAAG, encoded by the coding sequence ATGTTCAAGACGCAAGACATTCATGTGCGCGAAATTGTCCGCCTGCCCTCGCCGAATGCGATCAAGGCGCTGCTCCCGGCCACGCCGGAGGCGGTAACAACGGTGGTCACGAGTCGGGAACGCATCATCCGCATCATCCGCCGGGAAGATCCGCGCCTGCTGGTGGTGGTTGGCCCCTGTTCCCTTCACGATCAGAAGAGTGCGCTCGAATACGCCCAGCGCCTGAATGGCCTGCGCAAGGAGCTGTCGGATCGCATGGAAATTGTCATGCGGGTTTATTTCGAGAAACCGCGCACGACGATTGGGTGGAAAGGTTTGATCAATGATCCCTATCTCGACGGATCGGAAAACATCGAGGAAGGCTTGAAAATTGCGCGCCGGTTGCTGGCGCAGATCATGGGAATGGGCCTGCCCACGGCGACGGAATTTCTCGATCCGATTGTACCGCAATACATCTCGGATTTGATCAGTTGGGCGGCCATTGGCGCGCGCACCACGGAATCGCAGACGCACCGGCAGATGGCGAGCGGACTTTCGATGCCGGTGGGTTTCAAGAACGCCACCGACGGCAGCTTGCAGGTGGCGATTGACGCGATGGGCGCGGCGCGCAATCACCATAGCTTTTTGGGCATGGATCAAGACGGCGCGACGAGCATTGTGCGGACGGAGGGCAACCCGGATGGACACGTCATTTTGCGGGGCGGCCGCACGCGCCCCAATTACGACGCTGCCAGCATTGCCGCCGCCGAGGCGGCCCTGCGGAAACATAATCTGCCCGCAGTGATCATGGTGGACTGCAGTCACGCCAACTCGGAGAAGCAACACACCCGCCAGGAAGAGGTGTGGCACAGCGTCATCGCCCAGCGGGTGCAGGGCACGCGGTCGGTGATCGGCATGATGGTGGAAAGTCATTTGAATGAAGGCAATCAACCGTTCCCGCGCCCGGTCAAGGAGTTGCGGTACGGCGTAAGCATCACCGACGCGTGCATCAACTGGGAAACGACGGAACGCATGTTGCGCTGGGGTCACGAGCAACTCGGTGCGGTGACCGCTGCTGCCGCTGGTTGA
- a CDS encoding cupin domain-containing protein — MPSSTFLQLYADENGVSRVNLDFTQELAVVEFAPPAPPMFVSRAADAKAFVTVELPVGWHGGWHPSPTEQWVICLAGEMGYEAGDGTKFTLRPGTCILTTDTRGRGHDSWNAGPAPVRLALVQL, encoded by the coding sequence ATGCCAAGCTCGACCTTTCTTCAACTGTATGCCGACGAGAACGGAGTCTCTCGGGTCAACCTCGACTTCACCCAAGAGTTGGCGGTGGTCGAGTTTGCGCCGCCGGCGCCGCCCATGTTTGTCTCTCGCGCGGCGGATGCAAAAGCGTTCGTGACCGTCGAATTGCCGGTCGGCTGGCATGGCGGCTGGCATCCCAGCCCCACGGAACAATGGGTCATCTGCCTCGCCGGCGAGATGGGGTATGAAGCGGGCGACGGAACCAAGTTTACTCTGCGTCCGGGCACTTGCATCCTGACCACCGACACTCGGGGGCGGGGCCATGACAGTTGGAACGCCGGCCCAGCGCCCGTGCGCCTCGCCCTCGTGCAACTTTAG
- a CDS encoding DUF1957 domain-containing protein, with protein MPGYLAIVLHAHLPFVRHPEHPKFLEESWLFEAITESYLPLLRVLEGWHRDRLSARLTLTLSPTLCAMLRDPLLQERYAQRLEALVALAKKELQRTRREPKFHRLAQGYYAQLTAAQKLYRQLQGDLVGRFRRLQERGQIEIITTGATHGLLPLMVNHSPSIRAQIMVARDQYRECFGCDPRGFWLPECAYGDGLETQLQAAGVRWFIVDAHGLLHAKPRPRFGGFAPILTPSGVAVFGRDLESSRQVWSRTEGYPGDPRYRDFYRDIGFDLDFDYVRPFLPSPEHRGFTGIKYYRITGSHQEKQPYDPAAASAATTEHARHFLSARVAQIQKVGAMLDRPPLIVAPYDAELFGHWWYEGPEFLDRLVRRAVKQREILGLITPGQYLELHSTHQVAMPSASSWGDAGYYRVWLNDGNEWMHRHLQPAQERMSELVRKHPRPGVWQRRALQQAARELLLAQASDWSFMLSTKTSAEYARRRVVTHLRRFNELYAQLRARRLNRPWLAELESHDNLFADVNVRYWAEA; from the coding sequence ATGCCGGGTTATCTTGCCATTGTTCTCCACGCGCATTTGCCGTTCGTTCGGCATCCGGAGCATCCGAAATTTCTGGAAGAAAGCTGGTTGTTCGAGGCGATCACGGAATCGTATCTGCCTCTGTTGCGCGTTTTGGAGGGTTGGCATCGCGACCGGTTGAGCGCGCGTTTGACGCTGACTTTATCCCCGACGTTATGTGCCATGTTGCGAGACCCGCTATTGCAGGAGCGTTACGCGCAACGGCTGGAAGCGCTCGTCGCCCTGGCCAAAAAGGAGCTGCAGCGGACGCGTCGCGAACCGAAATTTCACCGGCTGGCGCAAGGGTATTACGCACAACTGACGGCTGCCCAAAAACTTTACCGGCAATTGCAGGGCGACTTGGTGGGACGATTTCGTCGGCTGCAAGAGCGGGGGCAGATTGAAATCATCACCACGGGCGCAACTCACGGTTTGTTGCCATTGATGGTGAATCATTCGCCGTCAATCCGGGCGCAAATCATGGTGGCGCGCGATCAGTATCGCGAATGTTTTGGTTGTGATCCGCGCGGGTTCTGGCTGCCCGAGTGCGCGTACGGCGATGGCCTTGAAACCCAACTGCAGGCGGCGGGGGTGCGCTGGTTTATTGTGGATGCGCATGGTTTGCTGCACGCCAAACCGCGGCCTCGATTCGGCGGGTTTGCGCCTATTTTGACGCCCAGTGGAGTTGCTGTGTTTGGTCGTGATCTAGAATCATCGCGCCAGGTGTGGAGTCGAACGGAAGGTTACCCCGGCGATCCGCGCTATCGTGATTTTTATCGCGACATCGGCTTTGATCTGGATTTCGATTACGTCCGACCGTTCCTGCCTTCGCCCGAGCATCGCGGTTTTACCGGGATCAAATATTATCGCATCACCGGCAGTCACCAGGAGAAGCAACCTTACGATCCGGCGGCGGCCAGTGCGGCCACGACCGAACATGCGCGACATTTTTTAAGCGCGCGGGTGGCGCAAATACAAAAGGTGGGGGCGATGTTGGATCGCCCGCCGCTGATCGTTGCGCCGTATGATGCGGAGCTGTTCGGTCATTGGTGGTATGAAGGGCCGGAGTTTTTGGATCGGTTGGTTCGCCGCGCCGTCAAGCAGCGGGAAATTCTCGGGCTGATCACGCCCGGGCAATATCTGGAGCTGCACTCCACCCACCAGGTGGCCATGCCTTCCGCTTCGAGCTGGGGCGACGCGGGTTACTATCGGGTCTGGTTGAACGACGGCAACGAATGGATGCACCGGCATCTGCAACCGGCGCAAGAGCGGATGAGTGAACTGGTCCGGAAGCATCCGCGTCCGGGCGTCTGGCAGCGGCGCGCATTGCAACAGGCGGCGCGGGAATTATTGCTCGCTCAGGCCAGCGACTGGTCTTTTATGTTGTCCACAAAAACCAGTGCGGAATATGCGCGCCGGCGCGTGGTCACGCATTTGCGCCGGTTCAATGAGTTGTACGCCCAGCTTCGCGCGCGCCGGTTAAACCGACCGTGGCTCGCCGAGTTGGAGTCGCACGACAATCTGTTTGCGGACGTGAACGTGCGCTATTGGGCGGAAGCCTGA
- a CDS encoding DUF1080 domain-containing protein, giving the protein MNKFIITTLALVTASFGSFGQTIEWEGKEFELSQVNASIVILNGEKVLKVERDLKSLPFDIKNLAQTVDEPTYVKLKGLKFKDGVFEVKMLSRIQTPSPFPMAQGFIGVAFRVNESNSAFESIYLRPRVGRSDNPATRNHTVQYFAYPDYKFDRLRKESNGEFETRADVGLDEWITMRIEVAGRRATLYLNGQKQPTLVVNEMKGKPEAGSIGLWVDIGTEGYFKDFKIISTTE; this is encoded by the coding sequence ATGAACAAATTCATCATCACCACACTGGCCTTGGTCACTGCGAGCTTCGGCTCGTTCGGTCAAACCATCGAATGGGAAGGCAAGGAGTTTGAGCTTTCCCAGGTGAACGCCTCCATTGTCATCCTCAATGGCGAGAAGGTCTTGAAGGTGGAGCGCGACCTGAAGAGTTTGCCCTTTGACATCAAGAATCTCGCGCAGACCGTGGATGAGCCAACCTATGTGAAACTGAAGGGGCTGAAGTTCAAGGACGGTGTGTTCGAGGTGAAGATGTTGAGTCGGATTCAAACGCCCTCGCCATTTCCGATGGCGCAGGGATTCATCGGCGTCGCCTTCCGGGTCAATGAGAGCAATTCGGCCTTCGAATCCATTTATTTGCGTCCCCGAGTGGGCAGGTCGGACAACCCGGCGACCAGAAATCACACCGTCCAATACTTTGCCTACCCGGATTACAAATTCGACCGGTTGCGAAAAGAATCAAACGGCGAATTTGAAACTCGGGCGGATGTGGGACTGGATGAATGGATCACGATGAGAATTGAAGTTGCTGGCCGCCGCGCGACGCTTTATCTCAATGGGCAAAAACAGCCGACGTTGGTTGTGAATGAAATGAAAGGGAAGCCGGAGGCCGGCAGCATTGGCCTTTGGGTGGATATTGGAACGGAAGGTTATTTCAAGGACTTCAAGATCATCTCGACGACCGAGTAA
- a CDS encoding LysR substrate-binding domain-containing protein has translation MELRHLRYFVAVAKEENVSRAALKLHVSQPGLSRQIRDLENELGFLLLERSAKSVRLTEAGRVFLAESQAVLRRADEAVEAARAVASGRREELNVGYAPMPTVRFLPPALRAFQKQFAGVRVRLHDLSPEAMLAGLHGGRLQLAFLVRPTRAMLRGLHFEEFARDPLRLAVGSNHPLARLRSISVKEIKNHSLVAYNRREYPEYHAYLGALFGGVKARPPIIEECDDGVGLVTALEIGPGVAILPQSLELTAGPRIKLIPITPAPTPLVIGAAWLPKRITSAAEQFLRVARDSAKGKPGN, from the coding sequence ATGGAACTGCGTCACCTCCGTTATTTCGTCGCCGTGGCGAAGGAGGAAAATGTATCGCGAGCGGCCCTGAAACTTCATGTCTCCCAGCCGGGATTGAGCCGGCAGATTCGGGACCTGGAGAACGAACTCGGCTTTCTCCTCCTGGAGCGGAGCGCCAAATCCGTGCGCCTGACTGAAGCGGGTCGGGTTTTTCTGGCCGAGTCGCAAGCGGTGTTGCGGCGGGCCGATGAGGCGGTTGAAGCCGCCCGTGCCGTCGCTTCCGGTCGGCGCGAGGAACTGAACGTCGGTTACGCCCCAATGCCCACGGTAAGATTTTTGCCGCCGGCCCTGCGCGCGTTTCAAAAGCAATTCGCGGGCGTCCGGGTGAGGTTGCATGACCTCTCGCCCGAGGCAATGCTGGCCGGTCTGCACGGCGGCCGATTACAGCTCGCCTTTCTCGTTCGCCCGACCCGCGCCATGCTGCGCGGCTTGCACTTCGAGGAGTTCGCCCGCGATCCGCTGCGACTCGCGGTCGGCAGCAATCATCCGCTGGCCCGGCTTCGTTCGATTTCAGTGAAGGAGATTAAAAACCATTCCTTGGTGGCGTATAACCGGAGAGAGTATCCCGAATATCATGCCTATCTCGGAGCGCTGTTTGGCGGAGTCAAAGCGCGCCCACCCATTATTGAAGAATGTGACGACGGAGTCGGTTTGGTGACGGCGCTGGAGATCGGCCCGGGGGTTGCGATCCTGCCGCAGAGCCTGGAGTTGACGGCGGGCCCGCGGATCAAACTCATCCCCATCACTCCCGCCCCCACTCCGCTGGTGATTGGCGCGGCTTGGTTGCCGAAACGAATAACGTCCGCCGCCGAACAATTTTTGCGGGTTGCGCGAGATTCCGCGAAGGGCAAACCGGGGAACTGA
- a CDS encoding DUF1559 domain-containing protein: protein MLLPALGQAREKTRTITCLNNLKQWGLGTQIYAAENNDFLPQDGSASGSSTEHGWYIDLPRALGIPTYAQVAWRTNAAIDPGRTIWICPTNPRRSNGANLFHYCLNRHVNLTGVGNRVKISSIPRPSATIWLFDNGGAAPVAQQNNVHSNLHSAGANFTFLDGHSARFPNREYWDFPRNVGRTNNPDLVWIPYSVW, encoded by the coding sequence ATGCTGCTGCCGGCTTTGGGCCAGGCTCGGGAAAAAACGCGCACGATTACTTGCTTGAACAATCTGAAGCAATGGGGATTGGGCACGCAAATCTACGCGGCGGAAAATAACGACTTCCTGCCGCAAGACGGATCGGCCAGTGGCTCATCCACGGAACACGGCTGGTACATTGATCTCCCGCGCGCCTTGGGAATCCCCACGTACGCCCAGGTCGCCTGGCGTACCAATGCCGCGATTGATCCGGGACGCACCATCTGGATTTGCCCGACCAATCCGCGACGCAGCAATGGCGCGAACCTGTTTCACTATTGCCTGAACCGTCACGTCAATCTGACGGGCGTTGGTAATCGGGTGAAAATTTCCTCCATTCCGCGACCGAGCGCGACCATCTGGTTGTTCGACAACGGCGGCGCGGCCCCGGTCGCACAACAGAACAACGTCCATTCCAATCTGCACTCGGCGGGCGCAAATTTCACTTTTCTGGATGGGCACTCGGCGCGGTTCCCCAACCGAGAGTATTGGGATTTTCCGCGCAACGTCGGTCGAACGAACAATCCGGATTTGGTCTGGATTCCTTACTCGGTTTGGTAA
- a CDS encoding DUF5615 family PIN-like protein yields the protein MARFYSNENFPLPVVEKLRAFGHDVLTIQETGKADQALPDDKVLEFATAEKRVVLTLNRRHFIRLHQTNPAHAGIIVCTVDPDFAGQAERIHAVVSAQTSLTGQLLRVNRP from the coding sequence ATGGCGCGCTTCTACTCCAATGAAAATTTTCCGCTGCCCGTTGTCGAAAAGCTCCGCGCGTTCGGCCATGACGTGCTGACCATCCAAGAAACCGGCAAAGCTGACCAAGCCTTGCCGGATGACAAGGTACTGGAATTTGCCACCGCCGAAAAGCGCGTGGTGCTGACACTGAACCGCCGCCACTTCATCCGATTGCACCAGACAAACCCGGCCCACGCGGGCATCATTGTCTGCACGGTTGACCCGGATTTTGCGGGACAAGCGGAACGAATTCACGCCGTCGTCAGCGCGCAAACTTCCTTGACGGGTCAACTGCTCCGCGTGAACCGGCCATGA
- a CDS encoding NAD(P)-binding domain-containing protein has protein sequence MKNIAIIGSGNIGGNLARLFAAKHNVTLGSRHPEQTRAKFPGLSVTDYAQAAKSADTVILAVPFPEVAAVAANIGGLAGKILVDVTNPLTPDFMALTIGHTTSAGEAVQAAFPQAHVVKAFNTVLAQVLAKAVSGAKSLPSVLVAGNHAAANAEVVQLAQDAGFSAFDTGLLTNARYLEPVAELTIQLAYAKGHGGEVGFTFSPVK, from the coding sequence ATGAAAAATATCGCTATCATCGGTTCCGGCAACATCGGCGGCAATCTCGCCCGCCTCTTTGCCGCGAAGCACAACGTCACCCTGGGTTCGCGTCATCCGGAGCAGACCCGCGCCAAATTCCCGGGCCTCTCGGTCACGGACTACGCCCAGGCTGCCAAGTCCGCCGACACTGTAATTCTCGCCGTGCCGTTTCCCGAGGTCGCGGCGGTGGCCGCCAACATCGGCGGTCTCGCTGGAAAAATCCTCGTTGATGTCACCAATCCGCTCACCCCGGACTTCATGGCGCTAACCATCGGTCACACGACATCGGCGGGCGAAGCCGTGCAGGCCGCCTTCCCGCAGGCGCACGTCGTCAAGGCGTTCAACACGGTGCTGGCTCAGGTGCTCGCGAAGGCGGTTTCCGGCGCGAAGTCGCTGCCGTCGGTTCTGGTCGCCGGCAATCATGCGGCGGCGAACGCCGAGGTTGTGCAATTGGCCCAGGATGCCGGTTTCAGCGCGTTTGACACTGGCCTGCTCACGAATGCGCGTTACCTCGAACCCGTCGCCGAGCTGACCATTCAACTCGCCTATGCGAAGGGTCATGGCGGCGAGGTTGGCTTCACATTCTCACCCGTCAAGTGA